The region ATATTGAGCCTGTCGATGTCATATTGAGCCTGTCGAAATATGGCTTCGATAAACTCTGCCTGACAGTCGGTATTTTATGGTTCAATAACACTATCGGTTTTATCTCATTTTTTATTTTATGTTTTTTTTATTTTTTCCAACACTTCATCTATAGAGCCTACCATATAGAATGCGCTTTCCGGAAGTTCCGAAAACTCATCATTCAGAATGCGCTCGCAACCTGTAATTGCATCATCAAGGCTTACATCTTTTCCTTTCATTCCGCTAAACTGTTCGGTTGTATAAAAAGGTTGTGTAAGGAAACGTTCCAAACGCCTGGCCCTGTTCACCAGTTTGCGGTCGTCGGTTGATAGCTGTTCTATCCCGAGCATCGATATGATGTCCTTTATCTCTTCATATTTTGCCAGGCATTGCCGGATATTCTGTGCAGTTGAATAATGCCTTTCGCCAATAATAGCGGCTGTTGCCATTTTTGAATTCGACTGCAACAAATCAATGGCAGGAAACAAACCTTCGCTTGCCCGCTTTCGAGAAAGAACAATAGAAGCCGATTGATGCGAAAAAGTATGAACAGCCGAAGGGTCGGTCATATCATCAGCCGGCACGAACACCGCCTGAATTGAAGTAATGGCAGCAACATCGGTATTAGAGATGCGTTCTTCCAGTTTTGATAAATCTGTTCCCAGTGTTGGCTGATACCCCATGCGTGATGGCATTTGTCCCATTAATCCTGATACTTCCATGCCTGCCTGGATAAACCTGAAAATATTATCAATAAGCAAAAGCACATCGCGATGTTCATCATCCCTGAAATATTCAGCCATCGTAAGCGCTGCATGCCCAACACGGAAACGTGCTCCCGGCGGCTCATTCATTTGACCGAACATCATGATGGTTTTGGAAAGAACACCGGAATCTTTCATGTCGTGATAAATCTCATGTCCTTCGCGGCATCGTTCGCCAATACCACAAAACATACTCACTCCTTTCTGATGTTCAATAACATTATGTATCATCTCGGTAAGTAAAACTGTTTTGCCAACACCGGCTCCACCAAAAAGGCCGGCCTTTCCGCCACGTTCAATAGGTACCAGAACATCGATGGCTTTTATACCTGTTTCGAAAATCTGTGATTTAGTTGAGCGGTTGGATAATGAAGGAGGAGGTTGATGAATACTGCGCTTTTCAACATTTTCACTTAAAGGAAGTTTATGATCGATAGTTTCGCCAAACACGTTAAACACGCGGCCAAGCGTTTCTTTTCCAACAGGCACTTTCAAAGGCTCATCGGTACTTCTTGCCATCATACCACGGGTTAAGCCCTGTGTGGGTGTTAATGCCATACATCGGACAATATTGTTATCGAGCTGTGATAAAACTTCCATCACAACTTTATCATTTTCGGCTGTATAAATTATAGAATAAATTGGTGGGATATTAACTTCAAACCTTATATCTACTACGCTTCCGTGTACCGACACTATTTCCCCTATATTGGATGAAATGGCAACTGAATTATTTATCCTGTCAGTATACTTCATCATATAAAATTTTAAAATCAAGAAAACATTGGGGCAATAAACTCAATACAGCAGCGCTATCAGAT is a window of Bacteroidales bacterium DNA encoding:
- the atpD gene encoding F0F1 ATP synthase subunit beta, yielding MMKYTDRINNSVAISSNIGEIVSVHGSVVDIRFEVNIPPIYSIIYTAENDKVVMEVLSQLDNNIVRCMALTPTQGLTRGMMARSTDEPLKVPVGKETLGRVFNVFGETIDHKLPLSENVEKRSIHQPPPSLSNRSTKSQIFETGIKAIDVLVPIERGGKAGLFGGAGVGKTVLLTEMIHNVIEHQKGVSMFCGIGERCREGHEIYHDMKDSGVLSKTIMMFGQMNEPPGARFRVGHAALTMAEYFRDDEHRDVLLLIDNIFRFIQAGMEVSGLMGQMPSRMGYQPTLGTDLSKLEERISNTDVAAITSIQAVFVPADDMTDPSAVHTFSHQSASIVLSRKRASEGLFPAIDLLQSNSKMATAAIIGERHYSTAQNIRQCLAKYEEIKDIISMLGIEQLSTDDRKLVNRARRLERFLTQPFYTTEQFSGMKGKDVSLDDAITGCERILNDEFSELPESAFYMVGSIDEVLEKIKKT